The following is a genomic window from Shewanella avicenniae.
CTGGCAGAATGAAGCGACTGTCGAACCATAGGGTATAAAACGGCGCAAGAAGACAGGTAATGAGAGCGGCTAACGATGAATAACGGCTGATCAGCACCACTAACAGCCACGTGCTCATTAAACTCACCGCCATGTAACTGATGGACGCCATAGCGCCGAGCGCTGTGGCTACACCTTTACCGCCTTTGAACTGGAAAAAAATCGGGAACATGTGACCGATACAGGCTGAAATTGCCACAATCCCCAACCAAAAGCCGTGAATACCGAGCAGATAAGCGCCGTAGGCGGGCAGCGCACCTTTTAACATGTCGAAGAAGAACACTAATGCCGCGGCCCATACTCCACCAATACGTAAAACGTTAGTTGCACCAGGGTTTTTAGAACCTTCGCTACGAGGATCGGGTAAGCCTTTTAAACGACAAACGAGAATGGCACTCGAGATTGAGCCAAGTAAATAGGCGACAATGATCATAGCGCTGATAAGCAAGGCTGTACTCAATTTGGTGTCCTTATCGTCTTAGGGTATTATCGCGCCCAATACGCAGATACATCTTGATGAATAGTGCTACATCGGCCAGCTGAGACATGTTTGCTTAAGGCTGTGATCTCAGAGCCTTATCCTACTCAAAGTTGGCTTGAGTCGAAAGCGCAAAGCGGCAAATTATTGCATCGAAGCGCGCAATTATAACGGCTTTGTGGCCATCAGCTTATCTGACCTCCGAGGTTACGAGGATTTTCATGGATAAAGTGTTAGTAATAGGCCTACGCATAGACACGGTAATTGGGATCTATGACTGGGAAAAACAGCAACAGCAGCAGTTGGTTATCGATTTAGACATAGGCTGGGATAACCGTGCAGCTGCAGCGCAGGATGATTACAGCAAAGTGCTGTGTTACGACACTGTCAGTAAACGGATTGTCGCCTTGATTACCGCCGCGCCGATTGAGCTGATTGAAACCGTGGCGGAGAAAATCGCTGATTGCTTGCTAACCGAGTTTAATAGTCCGTGGGTAAAAGTGCGGGTGATGAAACCCGGGGCGGTTGCTATTGCCGAAAACGTTGGCGTTGAGATTGAACGCAGCAGGTAATGTAGTAGCATGGCAAAAATTTATATCAGTCTTGGCAGCAATATCGAGCCGGCGCATTACATCCGCGTCGCGGTAAAAGAGTTAACCGCGTTGCTCGGGCCGTTGCGTTTATCTTCCGTGTTCGAAAGTGAGGCGGTAGGGTTCAGTGGCGATAATTTTCTGAACATGGTGGTTGCTGCAGAGACTGAGCTCTCCGTGGCTGAGTTGGTCAGCCAGTTTAAACAGATTGAACTGCGCAATGGCCGCGCCGCACACGCGGTAAAATTTGCCCCTCGCACTTTAGATCTCGACTTACTGCTGTATGACAACGCGGTGATCACCCAGCCTGTGGTGTTGCCGCGCGCCGAAATTCTTACCAATGCATTTGTTTTATGGCCACTGGCGGAACTTGCTCCGGCGTTGCAGCATCCAATAGCGGGCTTACCTTACCAAACCCTTTGGCAAAATTACGATAAGTCACAACAACGATTGTGGCAGGTGGACTTTGATTGGCAGTGATGCCGTTTCTTTGAGGATTGTATGGATATTATTCAAGTTATCATTTTGGCGCTAATTCAGGGACTGACCGAGTTTTTGCCGATTTCGAGTTCGGCGCATCTGATTCTTCCTTCACAGGTACTAGGTTGGCCTGACCAAGGATTATCATTTGATGTGGCGGTCAATACCGGCTCATTGTTAGCGGTAGTGATTTACTTTCGGCGTGAACTTATTTCCATGGCGGGCGCATGGAGCGTTAGTGTCGTCAAACGAAAATCTAGTGCAGACAGCACGTTGGCGTGGTGGATTATTCTGGCCACGATTCCCGCGGTCTTTTTTGGTTTTGCTGCTAAGGGCTTTATCGAAACCCATCTGCGCAGCTCTGCGGTGATTGCGGTGACCACTGTGGTGTTTGGATTATTGCTATGGTGGGCAGATGTCAAAGGTCGCCGTCAGTTGTCTGAGTATCAAACAGGTTGGCGAAAAGCCTTGATGATCGGTTTTGCTCAAGCGTTGGCGTTG
Proteins encoded in this region:
- the plsY gene encoding glycerol-3-phosphate 1-O-acyltransferase PlsY; the encoded protein is MSTALLISAMIIVAYLLGSISSAILVCRLKGLPDPRSEGSKNPGATNVLRIGGVWAAALVFFFDMLKGALPAYGAYLLGIHGFWLGIVAISACIGHMFPIFFQFKGGKGVATALGAMASISYMAVSLMSTWLLVVLISRYSSLAALITCLLAPFYTLWFDSRFILPVSMLSLLIIWRHKDNILRLVRGEEPKIFGNKKR
- the folB gene encoding dihydroneopterin aldolase, translating into MDKVLVIGLRIDTVIGIYDWEKQQQQQLVIDLDIGWDNRAAAAQDDYSKVLCYDTVSKRIVALITAAPIELIETVAEKIADCLLTEFNSPWVKVRVMKPGAVAIAENVGVEIERSR
- the folK gene encoding 2-amino-4-hydroxy-6-hydroxymethyldihydropteridine diphosphokinase, yielding MAKIYISLGSNIEPAHYIRVAVKELTALLGPLRLSSVFESEAVGFSGDNFLNMVVAAETELSVAELVSQFKQIELRNGRAAHAVKFAPRTLDLDLLLYDNAVITQPVVLPRAEILTNAFVLWPLAELAPALQHPIAGLPYQTLWQNYDKSQQRLWQVDFDWQ
- a CDS encoding undecaprenyl-diphosphate phosphatase, which codes for MDIIQVIILALIQGLTEFLPISSSAHLILPSQVLGWPDQGLSFDVAVNTGSLLAVVIYFRRELISMAGAWSVSVVKRKSSADSTLAWWIILATIPAVFFGFAAKGFIETHLRSSAVIAVTTVVFGLLLWWADVKGRRQLSEYQTGWRKALMIGFAQALALIPGTSRSGATMTAALMLGLTREAAARFSFLMSVPVSLGAAILVCKDLLESPDAVDVQALVIGTVISFVSAYACIHYFLKVISKMGMLPFVIYRLALGLFLCAFLLF